The sequence below is a genomic window from Phycodurus eques isolate BA_2022a chromosome 6, UOR_Pequ_1.1, whole genome shotgun sequence.
TAGATTTTCTTCAATGTTCATTAAAGACTGTAGACAGACAGTATTTGATGTTCATCCACGACAACATTGTATGTGATGTgaccaaaatcatgcatgttaagttcatCGAACTTTCTTTGATTTGCTTCCATATACAATAGGTTCACCAAAGACTGTACATTGTctctgatgtttacaaaaacaatcattAGGTTGTTGAAGATTCAAAAACTGTCTTTAATGAACCATCATTAGGTTCATTCAAGCCAGCATTTTCTGtgatttttacaaaaacactCGGGTTAGGGTCAGCAAAGTCCCagttgtctttgatgtttatcaAAACAATCATTCATTTGGTCAAAGACAACATTTCCTTAGATTTCTAACAATGCATATACTTAAGGTTGataaaagactaaattgtctttgacgtttaagaaaaaataaaatggttggGTTTGTCAGGTACTTTCAGTAAGACTAAACGATCTTAGTTGTGTACTAAACGTTTCCGTACACGGTACCTGGTACGTCTGGTAGCTGATGGCCATGCCATATCTGCAGTACATGACGTAGTGCTCACAGTTGTACCACAGCAGGCTGTAGGCCACCGCGCCCAGCAGCTTCTCGGCTCTCCTGGCCACCTCGTCTGCGTCCAGCGGCGGCTGCTTGCACACGGCGTCCATTCGGTTCACCAGCACCCGGGATCCGTACGCAAAGTCCCGCAGCGAGTCCACCCGGACGCTGGCCACCTTGGTCACCACGCCCAGAAGCAACCGGTTGTTGGTCACCATCTCGGCCACGGCCGCCTTGTTGCGGGTCAGAACCGGTAGAATGTCCGGGATGAGGTGGGCGACCTGGCCGTCGCCCAGATAGATGCCAAAGTGTGTGAAGAGGGTCCGGGGTACCTCCAGGAGATCGCCCCTCTTGTACAGGGACAGGTCGTACCCGGAGGCGGGGTCCTCCTCCTTCTTGGAGGTCGCGAAGAAGAAGCTGAGGAGCTGGTAGAGGAACATGACGGGGATGTGAGAACGAGCCCCATACCTGAGCGCTTTTATTGGGTCGGGATTAGCAATTGGCCGACATCCCGGCAGGACTGGACAGAAAGGAGCTTTCTCTAAGAACTCTGTGGCCGCTATGGAATGTGAAATTGGGGACTCATTTGGAGGGTATTAAGGTCGAGGTTCCACGTCAGGAGAAAATCCTCGTTCCGAAAAAGGTTGAGCAAAGCCAGCAAATAAACCGCTTTTGTTTTGAATTCTTCTCGTCATTATTCAGCACTTTAGAGTCGTCTAGACATCTATGTAGAAACACCTACGTTTGGGTTAAAAAACTGGGAAACAATCAATGACGTTTCCAAAAAACATGGACGTTTACTTAGTTCaacactaaattgtctttgatgttggtGAAAAGAATTGGTGAATAAGTTTGTTGAAGACAacattttctttgatgtttgtgaaaacagttgttgttgtttttgttgttttgtgaaaAAGCATACATTACCTttgttgaagtaaaaaaaaaaaaaattgctaattttTTCTttagatacattaaaaaatgtctttgatTGTAACTAAAACAAGTTTGTTACATTGAATTGATGTTGAAAAATGTACATTAGGTTTGTCTTCAACTCTTGACTGTCGGTAATGTTTCTGAAAATACGTATGTTATGTTGGTTGAAgtaaaaattgtctttgatatttAGGAAAACACGGACATTAAGtctcaaaattgtctttgacgTTGTTTAATACTCTTacattgtttgttgaagacaaaactgtctttgatgtttaggaaaacaagtgtgaaaaatttgttgaagacaaaattgtctTGTTTCCCAAAACACGTACATTGAGTTTGTTGACGACTAAATTGTCGTTGATGTGCACAAAAAATGTACACTAGGGTCATCAAAGACGTGAAATTGTCGATGgtaaaacatgttgtttgttcaactctaaattgtctttaatgTTTACCTAAAATGTATGAGAAGTTTGGGGaacactaaattgtctttgatgtttacaaaacaaaGTGCATGTTAAGTTTGCGCAACACTCACTTGTCTTTGAAGTTTACGAAAATAcatcatttacatttgttgaagACAAACTTGTCTTCGCttttaacaaaaaacattttattgaagactaaattgtctttgatatttACGAAAAACATCTGCATTAACTTTTTGGGGGACTCGTTTGCAGGGTGTTACATCAAGTGTCCATCATTAGGAACAAATCGTCATTCGAAAAAACACGTACAATAAATCTATTAAAGAAaagcttgtctttgttgttcaCAAAAACACGTACGTTCAGATTGTTGAAGACTGAATCGTATTTGATCGTTACATAAATGGAGACGTTAAAGTTTGTCTTCGACGTTTGTTGACACGTCCATTAAGTGTACCTAGGACAAAGTTGTCTTTGCTGTTTACAAAACATGGACGTTAAGTTTGTTAACACCGATATGATATTATCTTCGATGTGTCAGAAAACACACTTTAGGTTTGCCTAaatgaaattgtctttgatttttgtggaaaaaaaaaacattgttagttgaaattgtctttgatatttGGAAAAGATTTACATTGGGTTTgtttctaaattgtctttgatgtcgACAAAACATGTTAAAAGCTTGTTGAAGACGAAATTGTCTTTGACGTTTGTAAAACGTTGTACCTTAGGTCCAGTGAAGTACTCTACGTAAACTTTGGTGTTTATGAAAACTACATAACTTTGTCGAAGCCTCAGAGTTGTTCAAagtgctgacaaaaaaaaacaacaacactagtTTCATTGATGACGCTCGATTGTCTTTGAtgtgtttttacaaaaacatgcacactaggTTCATCAAAGACTACACCGAATTGATGTTTAAGAAAAATATCCTAGGTCACTTGAAGACTTAACATAATTGATGTTTATGAAAATGTATGCAAGGGTTGTTGAAGGCATTCTCTTTGATGTTTCCAAGTCACACTCAAATacacaatcataaaaataacatttttattatgtacacatttttacacaacaacaaaaatccactTTAACGAAATAAGCCAGTTATTGTCATCACAGGGAAAAAATGTCCTCAAATTAGACACTTCAAAGGCACTGAGTCAACTATAAACATGGGCAAAAGTGAATTAACCGGCCATCCACAGAGTGAAGGGGATAAGAATTGTGGGTAATGTAGTTGAGGCGGCCATGCCGCAAAAGAGCATGGAGATGATTCCCAGAATTCCTGTCACCAAGATGCTGCGTCGATCTCTGATCACCCATTTTATGCACTCACAAAACTAgaagggaacaaaaaaaaaacagaaattgtTTAAAATTAGAATTTGACTCATTTCGGCTCagtggcaccaagatgccacaagaaggCGGCGAAGCACTAATTCAGTCTaactgaagctcctcaactcacttcaacatagttctttggcaccaagatgccacgagatggcaataaagtcatatttgtattacttttgcctgagcaaaaaaaagcaaatgggtgagtttttcagccaaTAGCAGAGGCGGGTCCGCAGAAACATTTTGCGAATTAATCAATTTGCAAATGCTTGAGCCACGAAAATGTGGGTGTTTGCTGTACTAGAGTGAGTGTAACTCTCAGCTTAATTACACTTTACAAAACCACTTTATTTCTTTGCATgatcttttattatgttttattatgtttttatacaatgcaGTGTTATGTTTCTTAATTGAAAACAttacaaattgtgttttttggaagctggaacggattaatggactttcagttcatttcaatgggcacAATTGTTCTGAcatgcaagtaaattga
It includes:
- the LOC133404151 gene encoding lecithin retinol acyltransferase-like, which produces MFLYQLLSFFFATSKKEEDPASGYDLSLYKRGDLLEVPRTLFTHFGIYLGDGQVAHLIPDILPVLTRNKAAVAEMVTNNRLLLGVVTKVASVRVDSLRDFAYGSRVLVNRMDAVCKQPPLDADEVARRAEKLLGAVAYSLLWYNCEHYVMYCRYGMAISYQTYQFCTTVRKIVCSRTSSYVTASCGAAVLLCLGCATPATLLGTMLLSFTIWMAA